The Candidatus Nitrosotalea sinensis genome contains a region encoding:
- a CDS encoding pyridoxamine 5'-phosphate oxidase family protein, producing MRNKFLKSQKILRLATISPSGNPHIVPVWYMYARGRFYIGTNTNTEKAKNIKKNPQVSFCIDTGIRSPDIFGVMGTGKAKIIIKKSEVCKIAEKILLRYFSSMRNQSAQKLLSQTDCIIEIMPKKITTWQY from the coding sequence ATGAGGAATAAGTTCCTGAAATCGCAAAAGATTCTAAGACTTGCAACAATTAGCCCATCCGGGAATCCACACATTGTTCCTGTCTGGTACATGTATGCAAGAGGCAGGTTTTACATTGGAACAAATACAAATACGGAAAAGGCAAAAAACATAAAAAAAAATCCTCAAGTGTCATTTTGCATAGATACCGGAATACGATCACCTGACATATTTGGCGTGATGGGAACAGGAAAAGCCAAGATAATAATAAAAAAATCAGAGGTATGCAAAATAGCAGAAAAGATACTTCTTAGATATTTTTCAAGTATGAGAAATCAGTCTGCTCAAAAACTCTTGTCACAGACAGATTGTATTATAGAGATCATGCCAAAAAAAATTACAACGTGGCAATACTAG
- the mtnA gene encoding S-methyl-5-thioribose-1-phosphate isomerase, translated as MDSAIHPSLRTVEWKDNSVIMIDQTKLPNELVYVKYTDFKDVAEAIRNLIVRGAPAIGVSGAFGLALAALQSKATDRDSLIHDMEEAKKILFETRPTAINLAWGLERIMNVARTAKTVSEIRDAVVREAKITAEEDIQINMRMGKNGSTLFDNNDTIMTHCNAGALATVAYGTALGVIRATRDSGKSIKVIATETRPVMQGSRLTAFELKHDGIDVSLIPDTAVGYSMANGLVSKVIVGADRILATGHVYNKIGTYQVALMAKQHGIPFYVAAPLSTFDMKSTPKDVVIEQRKSTEVTGVAGKKTAPDDIKVINPAFDMTPPELISGIITEAGVAKPPFEESIKKLFAKL; from the coding sequence ATGGATTCAGCAATTCATCCAAGCCTTAGAACCGTAGAATGGAAAGATAATTCCGTAATAATGATTGATCAAACCAAGCTGCCAAATGAGCTAGTCTATGTAAAATATACTGATTTTAAAGACGTAGCAGAAGCAATAAGAAATCTAATAGTGCGTGGTGCCCCTGCAATAGGCGTTTCAGGTGCATTTGGCCTTGCCCTTGCCGCACTACAAAGCAAAGCAACTGACAGAGACTCTTTAATCCATGACATGGAGGAAGCAAAAAAAATTCTCTTTGAGACAAGGCCCACTGCAATAAATCTAGCATGGGGCCTGGAAAGAATAATGAATGTTGCACGAACAGCCAAGACCGTATCTGAAATCCGGGACGCTGTTGTAAGGGAAGCCAAAATCACTGCAGAAGAGGATATCCAAATAAACATGCGCATGGGAAAAAACGGCTCTACATTATTTGACAACAATGACACCATCATGACCCACTGCAATGCAGGAGCTCTTGCTACTGTGGCATATGGTACCGCACTTGGAGTGATTCGGGCAACAAGAGACAGCGGAAAAAGCATCAAAGTAATTGCAACAGAGACACGACCTGTCATGCAAGGATCAAGGCTTACTGCATTTGAGCTCAAACATGACGGGATTGATGTCAGCCTCATACCAGATACTGCAGTAGGTTATTCCATGGCAAATGGACTTGTATCCAAAGTAATTGTAGGTGCTGATAGAATACTTGCAACAGGTCACGTGTACAATAAAATCGGAACATACCAAGTAGCTCTTATGGCAAAGCAGCACGGCATACCATTCTATGTTGCAGCACCTCTTTCCACATTTGACATGAAAAGTACTCCCAAGGATGTAGTAATAGAGCAGAGAAAGTCAACCGAGGTTACAGGAGTTGCAGGAAAAAAGACTGCACCTGATGATATCAAAGTGATAAATCCAGCTTTTGACATGACTCCTCCCGAATTGATATCGGGAATCATAACTGAGGCCGGTGTTGCCAAGCCTCCGTTTGAAGAATCAATAAAAAAATTATTTGCCAAGCTGTAA
- a CDS encoding PqqD family peptide modification chaperone, which produces MSTVKDTQILDSLRQCMDPEIPISVVDMGLIYGITIKDDNKVDIKMTMTTRGCPLHDTLVNDVKRYASKVPGVTGVNVEIVWEPAWTPEKMSEEGKKMINYGKNKTVAPINYETAMPQGVGSLVKQEDGSLILMDEKQQGFMVNQAIVEFWKLCNGQRRITELVDMFSKQLGLQRNQMEKEVLQLVQQLRDGGLIVIKEPEVSNVQFRK; this is translated from the coding sequence ATGTCTACTGTAAAAGACACTCAAATTCTGGATTCATTGCGACAATGCATGGACCCAGAGATACCAATAAGCGTAGTAGACATGGGACTGATTTACGGAATCACAATAAAAGATGATAACAAAGTTGACATCAAAATGACAATGACAACAAGGGGCTGTCCATTGCATGACACACTGGTAAATGATGTAAAACGATATGCTTCCAAAGTCCCAGGTGTCACAGGCGTTAATGTCGAGATTGTATGGGAACCTGCCTGGACTCCTGAGAAAATGTCTGAAGAGGGTAAAAAGATGATAAACTATGGTAAAAACAAAACAGTGGCACCGATAAATTACGAAACTGCAATGCCACAAGGTGTAGGATCCCTTGTAAAGCAAGAAGACGGTTCCCTGATTCTAATGGATGAAAAACAACAAGGGTTTATGGTAAATCAAGCAATTGTGGAATTTTGGAAACTATGCAATGGACAAAGAAGAATCACAGAGCTTGTAGACATGTTCTCAAAACAACTAGGTCTTCAGAGAAACCAGATGGAAAAAGAAGTCCTACAACTGGTGCAACAACTCCGAGACGGCGGGCTGATTGTAATCAAAGAGCCTGAAGTATCAAACGTGCAGTTTAGAAAATAA
- a CDS encoding glycosyltransferase family 4 protein produces MQIGIIHPFFDVTGGAEQTTLALIDKLKTTDNMVTLYTVEPPHVAETGNFKIHVTKKKKLPSLWRYQRMLETKKLFDESQRNDLILVMGGGLLLERTSAKRVLVYCHSTFLEENNFAQRKFGGMKGIYYRILQRNIRNSLSCIHDRNVELISNSEYTRKEISKQFGKNSSVVYPPVNISRFLKFFDSAKQKNVITISRYSPEKKLEDAVEIAREGGFAYTIVGNAKYDSQLKLFEAIKSQQGGSDIKFYCNIPHTEMEKLLVSSKVYFHTSKETFGISVVESIAAGCIPIVPDNSAHRETVPFDQLRFDGKEDAIRKLQDAISGKYDHLRDDLKNHIQQFSVENFQKNMSGLIEAKS; encoded by the coding sequence TTGCAAATTGGAATAATTCATCCCTTTTTTGATGTCACTGGAGGTGCAGAGCAGACTACGCTTGCGCTAATTGACAAACTAAAGACAACTGACAATATGGTTACACTGTACACTGTAGAGCCTCCTCATGTTGCAGAGACTGGAAATTTCAAGATACACGTAACCAAGAAGAAGAAACTTCCAAGTTTGTGGAGGTATCAGAGAATGTTGGAGACAAAAAAATTATTTGATGAATCTCAGAGAAATGATCTGATTCTTGTCATGGGTGGAGGACTCTTGCTTGAAAGGACTAGTGCCAAGAGGGTTCTGGTTTATTGCCACTCTACGTTTCTAGAAGAAAATAACTTTGCTCAGAGGAAGTTTGGTGGAATGAAGGGAATTTACTACAGGATTCTTCAAAGAAATATCAGAAATAGTTTATCATGTATCCATGACAGAAATGTTGAGCTAATTTCAAATTCAGAATATACAAGAAAAGAAATATCCAAGCAGTTTGGGAAGAATTCGTCGGTTGTGTATCCGCCTGTAAATATCAGCAGGTTTTTGAAATTTTTTGATTCTGCAAAACAGAAAAATGTTATAACCATATCAAGATATTCTCCAGAAAAAAAATTAGAGGATGCAGTAGAGATTGCAAGAGAAGGAGGATTTGCGTACACCATAGTGGGAAATGCAAAATATGATTCCCAGTTGAAATTATTTGAGGCAATAAAATCGCAACAAGGCGGATCTGACATCAAATTTTATTGCAATATACCCCATACGGAGATGGAAAAATTATTGGTTTCATCCAAGGTTTATTTTCATACGTCAAAAGAGACTTTTGGGATATCTGTTGTTGAGAGCATTGCTGCAGGCTGCATACCAATAGTTCCTGACAACTCTGCTCACAGGGAGACTGTCCCATTTGATCAGCTGCGATTTGATGGAAAAGAAGATGCAATCAGGAAACTGCAAGATGCCATTTCAGGCAAGTATGATCATCTAAGAGACGATTTGAAAAACCACATACAACAGTTTTCAGTTGAAAACTTTCAGAAAAACATGTCAGGACTTATTGAGGCGAAAAGTTAG
- the npdG gene encoding NADPH-dependent F420 reductase → MKIGIIGGTGGMGKGFALRWCENHDILIGSRESSKAEEAAREYTSLAQKEYSTFKGTITGKDNITVAKESDVLVLSIPYENIDAICSQLLPNVKDSCTVISPIVPLTKTDVGFEFISFKDKKPSAFELVHNHMKNKSRLVSAFHTVSEKKLVDPKLILDSDIFVCGDAEDSISITRQLITEIRNLRPILLGPGSLSYLAEVATPILLNAMIKNKMKNPGIKII, encoded by the coding sequence ATGAAGATTGGAATTATTGGTGGAACTGGAGGCATGGGCAAGGGATTTGCATTAAGATGGTGCGAGAATCATGACATCTTGATAGGATCAAGAGAATCAAGCAAAGCAGAAGAAGCTGCCAGAGAATATACAAGCCTAGCACAAAAAGAATATTCGACTTTCAAGGGGACAATAACTGGAAAAGATAACATCACAGTTGCAAAGGAAAGCGATGTACTTGTGCTTTCAATTCCATATGAAAATATAGATGCAATATGCTCTCAGCTTTTGCCAAACGTAAAGGACAGCTGTACTGTGATATCACCAATAGTGCCATTAACAAAGACAGATGTCGGTTTTGAGTTTATTTCGTTTAAGGACAAGAAACCATCAGCATTTGAGTTGGTTCATAATCACATGAAGAACAAATCAAGATTGGTTTCGGCATTTCATACAGTTTCAGAGAAAAAGCTGGTAGATCCAAAATTGATACTAGATTCTGACATTTTTGTTTGCGGGGATGCAGAAGATTCCATATCTATAACTCGTCAACTAATAACAGAGATAAGAAATCTAAGGCCGATATTATTAGGACCTGGCTCTCTTTCATATTTGGCAGAAGTTGCAACCCCAATTCTTCTCAATGCAATGATTAAAAACAAGATGAAGAATCCAGGCATAAAGATAATCTAG
- a CDS encoding LAGLIDADG family homing endonuclease — protein MILKKDLVCGLGEIGTPILKLISKAILAVGYDINPKLMDEKKFLKSELLPTELLHVCIPYNNKFEKNVLSLVSKFKPSAVVIHSTIRPGTTERLQKQLAIPVMYSATRGVHKRMIQDLKRYQKFYSVYDWAPNAKWMEKTYQNRMKKAGIKTKAMSSPLVLELAKIVVDTSYYGWLINYSQLSNMIAIQNKVSYDEMWSFSDEIHKYLGNRPKMFPGFIGGHCLDGKEILFVKTKIGMRPVTIKDYIEKDYSNEILSYDTKSKKPIFDMVTAKWRREFSGTMVTLTSRTNRSITTTDEHIMLVSDNLSEKFAKDVTIKEDIPFVTDLPDLTIQKFFDFSTHNWRFSNMPDFITLNEDFCRLLGYYVAEGSVSNYGKGYSIRFSFNKNELQYLLDVCKILDRIGINYYKTTQDNVTHIGIKSTPLALFIADTLGCGRNSTSKCLPEFIYFASRKYKEEFLCGYFRGDGSFVPEIGLVQAGTASRILASGLDLLLLSMGYVFTFTESVHTPSMIQDRIIQGGKLYSLLSKKQTQYNSLASIAGHAQSQLQTSHTKNLWHVINNNLYMIHTTKTVHQESEQQVYSVDTKNHLFVSTGGRLIHNCVIPNLDLMDNKTLDLIRDINNDYAKILKKRQSQGKKY, from the coding sequence TTGATTCTAAAAAAAGATCTTGTCTGCGGTCTTGGCGAGATCGGCACTCCTATACTCAAACTCATATCAAAAGCAATCCTTGCAGTAGGGTATGACATTAATCCAAAACTGATGGATGAAAAAAAATTCCTCAAATCAGAATTGCTGCCAACCGAATTGCTGCATGTATGCATACCATATAACAACAAATTTGAAAAAAATGTACTCTCTCTAGTTTCTAAATTCAAGCCCAGCGCTGTTGTAATACACAGTACTATAAGACCTGGTACTACAGAAAGACTTCAAAAACAACTTGCAATTCCTGTGATGTACAGCGCAACAAGAGGAGTCCACAAGAGAATGATACAAGACCTCAAGCGATACCAAAAATTTTACTCTGTATATGATTGGGCTCCAAATGCAAAATGGATGGAAAAAACATACCAAAACAGAATGAAAAAGGCAGGAATCAAAACAAAGGCAATGTCAAGCCCTCTTGTACTTGAGCTTGCCAAAATTGTTGTAGATACATCATACTATGGATGGCTGATTAACTATTCCCAACTCAGTAACATGATTGCCATACAAAACAAAGTAAGCTATGATGAAATGTGGTCTTTTTCAGATGAAATCCACAAATATCTCGGAAATAGGCCGAAAATGTTTCCAGGATTTATTGGAGGCCATTGTCTTGATGGGAAAGAAATCTTATTTGTCAAGACCAAAATTGGAATGAGACCTGTAACAATCAAAGATTACATAGAAAAAGACTATTCAAATGAAATCTTGTCTTATGATACAAAAAGCAAAAAGCCTATCTTTGATATGGTAACTGCCAAGTGGAGAAGAGAGTTCTCTGGAACAATGGTCACTCTTACCTCAAGAACAAATCGCTCCATTACGACAACCGATGAACACATCATGCTAGTCTCTGATAATCTATCAGAAAAGTTTGCAAAAGATGTAACAATAAAAGAAGATATACCATTCGTGACGGACCTACCAGACTTGACAATACAGAAATTCTTTGACTTTTCTACACACAACTGGAGATTTTCTAACATGCCTGATTTCATTACACTCAATGAAGATTTTTGTAGACTCCTAGGATATTATGTCGCAGAGGGCTCTGTCAGCAATTATGGTAAGGGATATTCAATCCGATTCTCTTTTAATAAAAATGAATTACAGTATCTCTTGGATGTATGTAAAATATTAGATAGAATCGGAATAAACTATTACAAAACAACACAAGATAATGTAACACATATTGGAATAAAATCAACACCTCTAGCACTATTTATTGCCGATACTCTGGGTTGTGGACGAAATTCTACTTCTAAATGCCTCCCCGAATTCATCTACTTTGCATCACGAAAATATAAGGAAGAATTTCTCTGTGGATACTTTAGAGGAGATGGCTCCTTCGTACCGGAAATAGGTCTAGTTCAAGCAGGTACAGCTTCTAGAATACTTGCATCTGGTCTTGATCTATTGTTGCTGTCAATGGGATACGTCTTTACATTTACTGAGTCAGTCCACACTCCAAGCATGATACAAGACAGAATTATTCAAGGTGGAAAACTCTATTCTTTACTCTCAAAAAAACAGACACAATACAACAGTCTTGCATCCATTGCAGGTCATGCGCAATCACAACTGCAAACAAGTCATACCAAAAACCTCTGGCATGTGATAAACAATAATCTATACATGATTCATACCACAAAGACTGTACACCAAGAATCAGAACAACAAGTCTATTCTGTTGACACAAAAAACCACCTCTTTGTATCAACTGGAGGAAGGCTAATCCATAATTGTGTGATACCAAATCTTGATCTGATGGATAACAAGACACTTGACCTAATACGAGATATCAACAACGACTATGCAAAGATACTAAAAAAGCGACAATCTCAAGGCAAAAAATACTAG
- a CDS encoding PIG-L deacetylase family protein: MNVLAVGAHWDDIELGCGLTLKKLKEKGHDVFTIVVCSSNYGKNMEEGMKEEEALEGGLRSFQSIGARYIATPKEPNSNLAYNRKIMQVLEDAANKNKIDLVFTHWFGDVNTDHRAVWEISRTSFRNVKNFIMYQSNSYSDHVNIFTPNLFFSYDEKDRRFKEQLLSQYATEWARRQDRWKREIFERERYWGFLSGKEYAEGFQSTNLVDFTI, from the coding sequence ATGAATGTATTAGCTGTAGGAGCTCATTGGGATGATATTGAACTTGGATGTGGTTTGACCTTGAAAAAATTGAAAGAAAAAGGACATGATGTTTTTACCATTGTTGTGTGTAGTTCCAACTATGGAAAAAATATGGAAGAAGGCATGAAAGAAGAAGAGGCGTTGGAAGGAGGATTACGATCATTTCAGTCAATAGGAGCAAGATACATTGCAACTCCAAAAGAGCCAAATAGCAATCTAGCATACAATAGAAAAATAATGCAGGTTTTGGAAGATGCTGCAAATAAAAACAAAATTGATCTAGTATTTACTCATTGGTTTGGTGATGTAAATACAGATCATAGGGCAGTATGGGAAATATCTAGAACATCATTTAGAAATGTAAAAAATTTTATTATGTATCAATCTAACTCGTATAGCGATCATGTGAATATTTTTACGCCCAATTTGTTTTTTAGCTATGATGAGAAAGATAGAAGATTTAAAGAACAGTTACTATCTCAATATGCAACAGAGTGGGCTCGCAGACAAGACAGGTGGAAAAGAGAAATATTTGAGAGAGAAAGATATTGGGGATTCTTATCTGGAAAAGAATATGCAGAGGGATTTCAATCCACTAATCTAGTAGATTTCACCATATAG
- a CDS encoding histidine phosphatase family protein — protein sequence MALILFLRHGQAKNNVERILAGRSKGFPLTDVGVQQAENIGNFLRPLNISKIYSSPIERAEQTAKIVANKVGLDCTIDQRLTEIDMGSFSGMHYDEMFAKHGNVFLKFYQGHPIVETNGIETFANVKQRVLDAVSQYSQKHENETILFVTHMDPIKSMISTILQPKPELLYEMIIRNASLTILKNEQSNFSMVAINSMNPERYASE from the coding sequence TTGGCACTAATTCTTTTCCTACGACACGGCCAAGCCAAAAATAATGTTGAACGAATCCTGGCAGGGCGCAGTAAAGGTTTTCCTCTTACCGATGTAGGAGTACAACAAGCTGAAAACATTGGAAATTTCCTAAGACCGCTTAACATATCAAAAATATATTCCAGTCCAATTGAACGAGCAGAACAGACTGCAAAAATAGTTGCAAACAAGGTAGGTCTTGATTGCACCATAGACCAAAGACTAACTGAAATAGATATGGGTTCATTTTCAGGAATGCATTATGACGAAATGTTTGCAAAACATGGAAATGTATTTCTTAAATTCTATCAAGGTCATCCAATAGTTGAAACAAATGGAATTGAAACATTTGCAAATGTAAAACAAAGAGTCCTGGATGCAGTCTCACAATATTCACAAAAACATGAAAACGAAACTATTCTGTTTGTCACCCACATGGATCCGATAAAATCTATGATATCTACAATTCTCCAACCAAAACCTGAATTATTGTATGAAATGATAATAAGAAATGCATCATTGACAATACTGAAAAATGAACAATCAAATTTCTCAATGGTTGCAATAAATTCCATGAATCCCGAGCGATACGCTAGCGAATAA
- a CDS encoding methyl-accepting chemotaxis protein → MKLLVFGLLLLVSASAFLDEAFALQLSTDREVYSKGQPLLVYGQGLPNEPIIIRLFAPDGTIAQFNQINADETGAFSHILIKWPNATSTYSYGTYSVEAIATKEQGISKKIDVKFSSNSSLVQVPLQRIVLVSVFAPQTAAINQTFRVFIQVTSDGLLVAGSPATLLSSSHVHMPDGSVVSLSDSIKTLHQGLFYVDFTPTQEGTYVFHITANSQGTIANGSVATLVLKQSIEGISNQILKLNAVLDSTSQELDKLKSEIQGFGNVLDSSQQSIAQANQNLNKSVSTMSESVKNIDDASTQLNSLFLPVVALIAIIIALQITILARRR, encoded by the coding sequence TTGAAATTACTTGTATTTGGATTGCTGCTTCTAGTCTCTGCAAGTGCTTTTTTAGATGAGGCATTTGCATTACAACTATCTACAGACAGGGAAGTGTATTCTAAAGGACAACCTCTCCTTGTGTACGGCCAAGGTTTACCAAATGAGCCAATTATAATACGATTGTTTGCACCAGATGGGACTATTGCCCAGTTTAACCAAATAAATGCAGATGAGACTGGCGCTTTCAGTCATATTCTAATCAAATGGCCAAATGCCACCAGCACATATTCTTATGGTACGTATTCTGTCGAAGCAATTGCCACAAAAGAGCAGGGAATATCAAAAAAAATTGATGTTAAATTTTCATCAAACTCATCTCTAGTCCAAGTCCCTCTACAAAGAATTGTGCTTGTATCTGTATTTGCACCGCAAACTGCCGCAATCAATCAAACTTTTAGAGTATTCATCCAAGTTACAAGTGATGGACTGCTTGTGGCAGGAAGTCCGGCCACACTACTTAGTTCATCACATGTTCACATGCCTGATGGAAGCGTAGTTAGTCTGTCTGATTCTATAAAGACTCTGCATCAAGGGCTGTTCTATGTAGATTTTACTCCTACACAGGAAGGCACATACGTATTTCACATAACAGCCAATAGCCAGGGCACTATAGCAAATGGATCTGTTGCAACTCTTGTTCTCAAACAAAGCATAGAGGGCATCTCTAACCAAATTCTAAAACTAAATGCAGTTCTGGATTCCACCTCTCAAGAACTAGACAAGTTAAAATCTGAAATTCAAGGATTTGGAAATGTACTGGATTCTAGTCAACAGTCAATCGCACAAGCAAACCAAAACCTAAACAAGAGTGTGAGTACAATGTCTGAATCTGTTAAAAATATTGATGATGCATCTACTCAACTAAACTCCTTGTTTCTTCCAGTTGTAGCTTTGATAGCAATAATTATTGCTCTGCAAATAACAATACTTGCTAGGCGACGATAG
- a CDS encoding aminotransferase class I/II-fold pyridoxal phosphate-dependent enzyme: MKISQRVAGVEYAIRDIALEARKLQNQGKKITYLNIGDPLQYGFQPPDRVKEAMIKAIKEGQNYYASSEGLPELRQAITEKEKAKGLQVLPDDILVTNGVSEGLEMIMASIVEPGDEVLIPGPYYPPYASYVRLFGGKPIEFLVDLHNSTPNLDDIRSKITEKTVAICLISPNNPTGVVFSEKSLRDLIDLANEYDLYVICDEIYDQIVFDEKFTGIGKVSRDSPVILLNGFSKVHLMSGWRIGYIAFNQSPKLDLLRENVPKLSRVRIATNLPVQYAALESLRGPQDYISKFVSELKKRRDYTIKRLNEIPGMSCSNPKGAFYAFPKIENNKYGSDKEFVTELLKATGILTVHGSGFGTQYGTGHFRMVFLPDIPILQQALDQIEDFVT, from the coding sequence TTGAAGATATCACAGCGAGTTGCAGGGGTCGAGTATGCAATACGTGACATTGCATTAGAGGCACGAAAACTCCAAAATCAAGGAAAAAAAATTACCTATCTTAACATAGGCGATCCACTACAATATGGATTCCAGCCCCCTGACCGCGTCAAGGAGGCAATGATAAAGGCAATCAAAGAAGGTCAAAATTATTATGCATCCTCAGAAGGCTTGCCAGAACTGCGTCAAGCCATAACGGAAAAAGAAAAAGCCAAAGGACTACAGGTGCTCCCAGATGACATCCTTGTAACAAATGGAGTCTCAGAGGGACTTGAAATGATAATGGCCTCAATTGTAGAGCCTGGCGATGAGGTCTTGATACCAGGACCATATTATCCCCCGTACGCATCCTATGTCCGATTATTTGGAGGAAAGCCAATAGAATTTCTAGTTGATCTGCACAACTCCACACCAAACCTAGATGACATACGATCAAAAATTACTGAAAAAACTGTAGCAATCTGTCTTATCAGTCCCAATAATCCTACAGGTGTTGTATTTAGCGAAAAATCACTTCGAGATCTAATAGATCTTGCCAATGAATATGATTTGTATGTCATATGTGACGAGATATACGATCAAATAGTCTTTGATGAAAAATTTACAGGAATAGGCAAAGTAAGCAGAGACTCTCCTGTAATTTTACTAAATGGATTTTCCAAAGTCCATCTCATGTCAGGATGGAGAATTGGATATATCGCATTTAACCAATCTCCAAAACTTGATCTCTTGCGAGAAAATGTACCAAAATTATCGCGTGTACGTATTGCAACAAATCTCCCTGTTCAGTATGCTGCACTGGAATCACTTCGAGGCCCACAAGATTACATATCAAAATTTGTCTCTGAGCTCAAAAAAAGGCGTGATTATACCATCAAGAGATTAAATGAAATTCCCGGCATGAGCTGCTCAAATCCAAAGGGAGCATTTTATGCATTTCCAAAGATTGAAAATAACAAATATGGTTCTGACAAAGAATTTGTAACCGAGTTGCTCAAAGCAACTGGCATTCTCACAGTTCACGGGTCTGGATTTGGAACCCAGTATGGTACAGGACACTTTAGGATGGTTTTCCTACCTGATATTCCAATACTGCAGCAAGCTCTTGACCAGATTGAAGATTTTGTAACCTAG
- a CDS encoding class I SAM-dependent methyltransferase has protein sequence MNWLGKIIQRYVSTDDTVLDLGCGIMQATTDNLEKMLGQNLKNQLIKKISKSDNLRCKSTLGCDLWEKYLKVANRHWPVVKLGMNELDKFIDESFDIVLCIDVLEHLELQEALTAIDHMKRIARKKVIIYTPSSFSTNEQHVENAWGLGDNPHQMHKCFLEPKLLQNMGFEISFPEPDKNTFGVFTKRQ, from the coding sequence TTGAACTGGCTAGGTAAAATAATTCAAAGATATGTTTCTACAGATGATACTGTACTTGACTTGGGTTGTGGTATAATGCAGGCCACTACAGACAATCTTGAGAAGATGCTTGGCCAAAATCTAAAAAATCAACTCATAAAAAAGATATCAAAATCTGACAATCTACGATGCAAATCCACGCTTGGTTGTGATCTGTGGGAAAAATATCTAAAGGTAGCAAATAGGCACTGGCCTGTAGTAAAACTCGGGATGAATGAACTGGACAAATTCATCGATGAAAGTTTTGACATTGTTTTATGTATTGATGTTCTAGAGCATCTAGAATTGCAAGAAGCATTGACAGCAATTGATCACATGAAAAGAATAGCCCGAAAAAAAGTAATCATCTATACACCATCTTCATTTTCAACAAATGAACAACATGTTGAAAATGCTTGGGGGCTTGGAGACAACCCGCACCAGATGCACAAGTGTTTTCTTGAACCAAAACTGTTGCAAAACATGGGATTTGAGATATCATTTCCAGAGCCTGACAAAAACACATTTGGCGTATTTACCAAAAGGCAATAG